From Bradyrhizobium sp. NDS-1, the proteins below share one genomic window:
- a CDS encoding molecular chaperone TorD family protein, whose protein sequence is MRDDGLERAIDAAGGIAQLARKIGISQPSVSTWSRVPAQRVIAVENATGVSRNDLRPDLYEQAMPAEPLDPVDAARGREYALLATLLSAPPSKRLLEQLAALAGDATPLGRAHAALADAAASAAPSQVEREYFDLFVGLGRGELLPYASYYLTGFLNERPLSRLRADMAALGIERIVNNSEPEDHAAILCEIMSGLADGCLDASPEAQRAFFDKHLSPWMGRLFADMESADNARFYRAVGALGRTFIEIETEAFTFAN, encoded by the coding sequence GTGCGTGATGACGGGCTTGAACGCGCGATCGATGCCGCAGGCGGCATCGCTCAGCTTGCGCGCAAAATAGGCATCAGCCAGCCCTCCGTCTCGACTTGGTCCCGCGTGCCCGCACAACGGGTGATTGCAGTCGAAAACGCCACCGGTGTTTCTCGCAACGACCTGCGCCCCGATCTCTACGAACAGGCCATGCCCGCAGAACCCCTCGATCCCGTCGATGCCGCGCGCGGACGGGAATATGCATTGTTGGCGACGTTGCTGTCCGCGCCGCCGTCGAAACGATTGCTGGAACAGCTCGCTGCATTGGCCGGTGACGCAACGCCGCTCGGGCGTGCGCATGCCGCGCTCGCCGACGCCGCCGCAAGCGCAGCCCCAAGTCAAGTCGAGCGGGAATATTTCGATCTGTTCGTCGGGCTCGGTCGCGGCGAATTGCTTCCCTACGCGTCCTACTATCTCACGGGATTCCTCAACGAACGGCCGCTGTCGCGCCTGCGCGCAGACATGGCTGCGCTCGGCATCGAGCGGATCGTCAACAATTCCGAGCCCGAGGATCATGCCGCGATCCTGTGCGAGATCATGTCGGGCCTTGCCGACGGCTGCCTGGATGCTTCGCCCGAGGCTCAGCGCGCCTTCTTCGACAAGCACCTGTCGCCCTGGATGGGGCGGCTATTCGCAGACATGGAGAGCGCCGACAATGCGCGCTTCTATCGCGCCGTCGGTGCGCTCGGCCGCACCTTCATCGAGATCGAGACGGAAGCATTCACATTCGCCAATTGA
- a CDS encoding biotin/lipoate--protein ligase family protein, with amino-acid sequence MRLRESGDAFAHACRIAPESGAGTLVYVGRFDLAEFAVVLEPAEPLRSARRAIYAGMVALTDALRAYAPPSKPITIGWPDAVRIDGGLIGGGRLGWPVAANEEAAPPWLVFGAMIRTVAMNDEEPGVHPLASALDQEGFGETGAAQITESFARHLMLAFDGWRADGFDGVAREYLSRMPRERQTVQRIDDDGDLLTRRIGAGTIERRNLVPALAIPSWFDPALGGPRR; translated from the coding sequence GTGCGGCTGCGCGAGAGTGGCGACGCTTTTGCCCACGCATGCCGCATTGCACCGGAGAGTGGCGCCGGGACGCTCGTCTATGTCGGCCGCTTCGACCTGGCGGAGTTCGCGGTGGTGCTCGAGCCGGCCGAGCCGCTGCGCAGCGCGCGGCGCGCAATCTACGCCGGCATGGTCGCGCTCACTGATGCCTTGCGCGCCTACGCGCCGCCGAGCAAGCCCATCACGATCGGTTGGCCGGACGCGGTCAGGATCGACGGAGGCTTGATTGGCGGCGGGCGCTTGGGTTGGCCTGTCGCGGCCAATGAGGAGGCGGCGCCGCCATGGCTGGTGTTCGGCGCGATGATCCGGACGGTCGCCATGAACGACGAGGAGCCGGGTGTCCATCCGCTTGCCTCGGCGCTCGACCAGGAGGGCTTTGGCGAAACTGGTGCGGCGCAGATCACCGAGAGTTTTGCCCGGCACCTGATGCTGGCGTTCGACGGCTGGCGGGCCGATGGCTTTGACGGCGTCGCGCGCGAATATCTGTCCCGCATGCCGCGCGAACGGCAGACCGTCCAGCGCATCGACGATGACGGTGATCTCCTCACGCGCCGGATCGGGGCGGGCACGATTGAACGTCGCAACCTCGTGCCGGCGCTCGCGATCCCGTCCTGGTTCGATCCGGCGCTCGGAGGTCCGCGGCGATGA
- a CDS encoding DUF3306 domain-containing protein has product MSEEEFLARWSRRKRDSRAEPAKPAAAQPAPPSAVNDDESELDLSSLPSIDEIDAATDITAFLRKGIPQDLGRAALRRAWAADPAIRDFVGLAENAWDFNDPTAMPGFGPLDCSSEELAALVDRIVGGVREAAQSLPEASIETANSSAQFHQADAIAPSDVAKLPDETKRPPVPVAVQPTAAERFADLAEPVRPRTHGGALPR; this is encoded by the coding sequence ATGAGCGAGGAGGAGTTCCTTGCACGTTGGTCCCGCCGCAAGCGCGATTCGCGAGCGGAGCCGGCTAAGCCTGCTGCGGCGCAGCCCGCGCCGCCTTCCGCGGTCAATGACGACGAGAGCGAGCTCGATCTCTCGAGCCTGCCGTCGATCGACGAGATCGATGCTGCGACCGACATCACCGCGTTCTTGCGCAAGGGAATCCCGCAGGACCTGGGTCGTGCGGCTCTTCGCCGCGCTTGGGCCGCCGATCCTGCCATTCGCGACTTCGTCGGTCTCGCGGAGAACGCCTGGGACTTCAACGATCCGACCGCGATGCCCGGGTTTGGGCCATTGGATTGTTCCTCGGAGGAACTGGCCGCACTCGTCGACCGGATCGTCGGCGGCGTGCGTGAGGCGGCGCAGTCTCTCCCCGAAGCGTCAATCGAAACGGCGAATTCTTCGGCGCAATTTCATCAAGCCGATGCGATAGCTCCATCCGACGTCGCGAAGTTGCCGGATGAGACGAAGCGGCCGCCAGTCCCTGTTGCAGTGCAGCCAACGGCGGCAGAGAGATTCGCGGATCTCGCTGAGCCTGTCAGGCCGCGAACGCATGGTGGTGCACTGCCGCGCTGA
- a CDS encoding twin-arginine translocation signal domain-containing protein produces MSDETKAKVGRRDFLRQVGIGTVGAGATLATPLVGSAQADSENNDEKRKARYKESDHVKTFYRVNRYPA; encoded by the coding sequence ATGAGTGACGAGACGAAAGCAAAGGTGGGACGCCGCGACTTCCTTCGCCAGGTCGGCATCGGCACGGTCGGCGCCGGCGCGACGCTTGCGACACCGCTGGTTGGCTCGGCGCAGGCGGACAGCGAGAACAACGATGAGAAGCGCAAGGCGCGCTACAAGGAATCCGATCACGTGAAGACGTTCTACCGCGTCAACCGTTATCCGGCCTGA
- a CDS encoding 4Fe-4S binding protein → MRLDVAAIKRGCSNSEIRGFRHLCGTELDHFRAAAVAGGALTVACTQQATQFADEAGERPEPISFVNIRETAGWSHDSARAGAKMAALLASASIPIPDYPLVTLSSEGVVLIYGRDEAAIEAGRLLADHLDVTVMLKQLDGIVPPTATVFPIVKGTIRSAKGHFGAFELAIDDYARPRPSSRDRFVLDAARSGVTSRCDIVLDLSGGMPLFPAHELRDGYLRADPNDPTAILRTVLTARDLVGSFDKPKYVDVTPSLCAHSRSKRTGCHRCLDLCPTGAITPAGNHVAIDPNICAGCGQCAAACPTGAAAYTQPPADTQLHRIRAMLLAYHEAGGTNAVLLLHDNPHGTPLIDALARHGDGLPANVLPFALNELTQLGLEAVVGAFAYGVSAVRFLLRAKPRHDLTGLLQTIGMAEAILSGLGFAGRRLATIETDDPDVLSGHLTEIGTLAAVATPATFKTVGKRRDLLRFGLSELHRLAPTPVDVIALPPGAPVGAISVDTGGCTLCLSCVSACPTGALRDDPDRPVLKFVEDACVQCGLCQSTCPEKVISLKPQIDFRAARASAVIIKEEEPAHCVRCGTAFGVKSTIDRIAAKLEGRHWMYPAGDKRVAALRMCADCRVIVMSEQQFDPFKGVPERTPPRTTDDYLRQREGKDNNG, encoded by the coding sequence ATGCGTCTCGACGTGGCCGCGATCAAGCGCGGATGTTCCAACAGCGAGATCAGAGGTTTCCGCCATCTCTGCGGTACCGAGCTCGATCACTTCCGCGCGGCAGCCGTCGCCGGCGGCGCACTGACGGTCGCCTGCACGCAACAGGCGACACAATTCGCGGATGAGGCCGGCGAACGCCCCGAGCCGATCAGCTTCGTCAACATTCGCGAGACGGCGGGATGGTCGCACGACAGCGCCCGAGCCGGAGCAAAAATGGCTGCCCTGCTCGCGTCCGCGTCCATCCCGATCCCGGACTATCCGCTCGTCACCTTGTCGAGCGAAGGTGTGGTCCTGATCTACGGGCGCGATGAGGCCGCGATCGAGGCCGGCCGCCTGCTTGCCGATCACCTCGACGTCACGGTGATGTTGAAGCAGCTCGACGGGATAGTGCCGCCAACAGCCACGGTCTTCCCGATCGTGAAGGGAACGATCCGCTCCGCGAAGGGACATTTCGGCGCCTTCGAGCTTGCGATCGACGATTATGCGCGTCCCCGCCCCTCCTCGCGTGACCGCTTCGTATTGGACGCGGCGCGGAGCGGGGTCACCTCGCGCTGCGATATCGTGCTCGATCTCTCCGGCGGGATGCCGCTATTTCCTGCCCACGAGCTGCGCGACGGCTATCTTCGCGCGGATCCGAACGATCCGACGGCGATACTGCGCACCGTGCTGACCGCGCGCGACCTCGTCGGCAGCTTCGACAAGCCGAAATATGTCGACGTGACGCCCAGTCTCTGCGCTCATTCGCGCTCGAAGCGCACGGGATGCCATCGCTGCCTCGACCTCTGCCCGACCGGCGCGATCACGCCCGCCGGCAATCATGTCGCGATCGATCCGAACATCTGCGCGGGCTGCGGCCAATGCGCCGCCGCGTGCCCGACCGGCGCGGCTGCCTACACGCAGCCGCCGGCCGATACGCAGCTCCATCGCATTCGCGCCATGCTGCTCGCCTACCACGAGGCCGGCGGCACGAATGCCGTGCTGCTCCTTCATGACAACCCGCACGGCACGCCGTTGATCGATGCCCTGGCGCGACATGGCGACGGCCTGCCGGCGAACGTGCTTCCCTTTGCCCTCAACGAGCTCACGCAGCTCGGACTGGAGGCGGTCGTCGGCGCGTTTGCTTATGGCGTATCGGCGGTGCGGTTCTTGCTGCGTGCCAAGCCGCGGCACGATTTGACGGGATTGTTGCAGACGATCGGCATGGCCGAGGCCATCCTCAGCGGTCTCGGATTTGCCGGCCGTCGCCTCGCCACGATCGAAACGGATGATCCTGATGTGCTCAGCGGACATCTGACAGAGATCGGCACGCTCGCCGCCGTCGCGACGCCCGCGACCTTCAAGACTGTCGGCAAGCGGCGCGACCTCTTGCGATTCGGACTGAGCGAGCTGCACCGCCTGGCGCCGACACCCGTGGACGTGATCGCGTTGCCGCCGGGAGCGCCGGTCGGCGCGATCAGTGTCGATACCGGCGGCTGCACCCTGTGCCTCTCTTGCGTCTCGGCCTGCCCGACCGGCGCGCTGCGCGACGATCCCGACCGTCCCGTGCTGAAATTCGTCGAGGATGCCTGCGTGCAATGCGGCCTGTGCCAGAGCACCTGTCCGGAGAAGGTCATCAGCCTCAAGCCGCAGATCGATTTCCGTGCGGCGCGCGCTTCCGCCGTGATCATCAAGGAAGAAGAGCCCGCTCACTGCGTCCGCTGCGGCACGGCCTTCGGCGTCAAGAGCACGATCGACCGCATCGCCGCCAAGCTCGAAGGCCGGCACTGGATGTATCCGGCGGGCGACAAGCGCGTCGCGGCACTCAGGATGTGTGCCGACTGCCGCGTCATCGTCATGAGCGAACAGCAATTCGATCCGTTCAAGGGCGTTCCCGAACGAACGCCACCGCGCACCACGGACGACTATTTGCGCCAGCGCGAGGGCAAGGACAACAACGGATAA
- a CDS encoding c-type cytochrome translates to MRLPFCAGGAAVLWAIVAVSPVHADMAGHGGAVRALAVSLDGNELLSGGFDTAAIRWSLETDAAEQVLRYHADAVNAVAFLKDGRMVTAGADARIAVWTVGRQQPDRVLEGHEGPIVALAASPEGTLLASASWDRTVRLWSLSDGTSRVLAGHSQNVNGVAFTPDGKLLISVGYDLTMRIWRLPGGQPEIVTLPAALNAVAVAPDGEIVTGAVDGMVRMLTTDGKISGEVAAGTTPVVAVTISADGALVAAAGIGGTVAIIDRKSRSLLRTLIEPRLPVWSVAFLPDRETLITGGADGKLRRWNARTGNPIGSGQPGKVADPLATYAGDHGAEVFRACVACHTLSDKEVQRAGPTLAGLYGRKIASLPGYRFSEALKTMDIIWTPETVAKLFEVGPNTYTPGTKMPEQRIGSAEDRRALTDFLGRATSR, encoded by the coding sequence ATGAGGTTACCTTTCTGCGCGGGTGGCGCCGCAGTCCTGTGGGCCATCGTCGCAGTATCGCCCGTGCACGCCGACATGGCGGGACATGGCGGCGCCGTACGGGCGCTTGCTGTTTCCCTCGATGGGAATGAGCTGTTGTCCGGCGGCTTCGACACAGCGGCCATTCGTTGGTCGCTGGAGACGGACGCGGCGGAGCAGGTGCTGCGGTATCATGCCGATGCCGTCAATGCGGTCGCCTTCCTGAAGGACGGCCGCATGGTCACGGCAGGTGCCGATGCACGCATTGCGGTGTGGACGGTCGGTCGGCAGCAGCCGGACCGGGTGCTCGAGGGACATGAAGGGCCGATCGTCGCGCTGGCGGCTTCTCCCGAGGGGACGCTTCTCGCATCCGCTTCATGGGATCGCACGGTGCGGCTGTGGTCGCTGTCGGACGGCACCTCGCGCGTGCTCGCAGGGCATTCGCAGAACGTCAACGGTGTCGCATTCACGCCGGACGGCAAGTTGTTGATCAGCGTCGGGTATGATCTGACGATGCGCATCTGGCGTTTGCCAGGCGGTCAGCCCGAAATCGTGACCTTGCCGGCGGCGCTCAATGCCGTGGCCGTGGCGCCGGATGGAGAGATCGTTACAGGCGCGGTCGATGGCATGGTGCGCATGCTGACCACGGACGGCAAGATCAGCGGCGAGGTCGCGGCCGGCACGACACCGGTGGTGGCCGTGACGATCTCGGCGGACGGTGCCCTGGTTGCCGCGGCCGGCATCGGCGGCACGGTCGCCATCATCGACCGCAAGTCGCGCAGCCTGCTGCGAACGCTGATCGAGCCTCGGCTTCCGGTTTGGTCGGTCGCTTTCCTGCCAGATCGCGAGACGCTGATCACGGGTGGTGCGGACGGCAAGCTCCGGCGCTGGAATGCGCGTACGGGCAACCCGATCGGCTCAGGCCAACCAGGCAAAGTGGCTGATCCGCTGGCGACCTATGCCGGCGATCACGGTGCGGAGGTATTTCGTGCGTGCGTTGCCTGTCACACGCTGTCGGACAAGGAGGTTCAGCGTGCCGGTCCGACGCTTGCGGGACTCTATGGCCGCAAGATCGCATCGCTCCCGGGCTACCGCTTCTCCGAAGCACTGAAGACGATGGACATCATCTGGACGCCGGAGACGGTCGCAAAGTTGTTCGAAGTCGGACCGAACACTTACACGCCGGGGACGAAAATGCCGGAGCAGCGCATCGGTTCGGCCGAGGATCGCCGCGCATTGACCGACTTCCTTGGCCGCGCCACGTCGCGGTAA
- a CDS encoding DUF6352 family protein: MNDFWIACGHHLLDRDEGGGLRVTDEFLKAYFARPELMPPEDACPVERRLHRELLADPRQAVGADEIAALVDPDARENWQFVLGFRDLLLRHPTLEAAYLASVRSGGGNLPPLFVNQLLHVILRNALDGCDDPFVLRAAELFFRIQRVLPHEQAVLLGDEEVVGGRSPTPVLSLMSMLGATTDAVVDVLSEENADAYWQRSDQFDMALDLTAGGRGPVALAQVMTRWISHLLGIDVMIEPLRALKDEKLTWYVGLDADATRLGDRLWHGEELDQRSADRVLALFRLTFADSSRALDDVRGEPVYLILSMTADQKVRLKPQNLLTGLPVKGPEMAT, encoded by the coding sequence ATGAACGATTTCTGGATCGCCTGCGGCCATCATCTGCTCGATCGCGACGAGGGTGGCGGACTTCGTGTCACCGATGAATTCCTCAAGGCCTATTTTGCCCGCCCCGAATTGATGCCGCCGGAGGATGCGTGCCCGGTCGAACGCCGGTTGCACCGCGAGCTGCTCGCCGATCCGCGTCAGGCGGTCGGCGCCGACGAGATTGCCGCGCTTGTCGACCCCGATGCCCGGGAGAACTGGCAGTTCGTGCTGGGGTTTCGCGATCTGTTGTTGCGGCATCCGACGCTCGAAGCCGCTTATCTCGCGTCGGTACGATCCGGCGGGGGTAACCTTCCGCCGCTCTTCGTCAACCAGCTCCTGCACGTCATTCTGCGTAACGCGCTCGACGGCTGCGACGATCCGTTCGTGCTGCGCGCGGCCGAGCTGTTCTTCCGGATTCAGCGGGTCCTGCCGCATGAACAGGCCGTGCTGCTCGGCGACGAGGAGGTCGTGGGCGGCCGGAGCCCGACCCCGGTGCTGTCCCTGATGTCGATGCTGGGAGCCACCACCGATGCGGTGGTCGACGTGCTGAGCGAAGAGAATGCCGACGCCTATTGGCAGCGCAGCGACCAGTTCGACATGGCTCTCGACCTCACGGCCGGCGGACGCGGACCGGTTGCGCTGGCACAGGTGATGACGCGCTGGATATCTCATCTGCTCGGCATCGACGTCATGATTGAGCCGCTGCGCGCGCTGAAGGACGAAAAGCTCACCTGGTATGTCGGGCTCGACGCCGACGCCACCAGGCTCGGGGACCGCCTCTGGCACGGCGAGGAGCTCGACCAGCGCAGCGCCGACCGGGTGCTCGCACTGTTCCGGCTGACCTTTGCGGACTCGAGCCGCGCGCTCGACGATGTCAGGGGCGAGCCGGTCTACTTGATCTTGTCGATGACGGCGGACCAGAAGGTTCGGTTGAAACCGCAGAATCTGCTGACCGGACTACCGGTGAAGGGCCCGGAGATGGCGACATGA
- a CDS encoding DUF3305 domain-containing protein — translation MSPAARPLLSIAIGVVVERRKADSPWVDFVWRAIAVLPDEPDTRPWTLLREQEGSTLFYAGRGTVDLYPSETARYRDNLASGHPSIWTVLSPSEGVWPYAVAAVTADPAEGEGFTEAADNLVEAVPMPEVLREAIESFVAEHHVEREFVKRKRRRADPEALARREHEGGQE, via the coding sequence ATGAGCCCTGCGGCGCGGCCCTTATTGTCGATTGCCATCGGTGTCGTGGTCGAGCGGCGCAAGGCCGATTCGCCTTGGGTCGATTTCGTCTGGCGCGCGATTGCTGTTTTGCCGGACGAGCCGGACACGCGACCCTGGACCTTGCTGCGCGAGCAGGAGGGCTCGACCCTGTTCTACGCCGGGCGTGGGACCGTAGATCTCTATCCATCCGAGACGGCGCGCTATCGCGACAATCTGGCTTCCGGTCATCCGAGCATATGGACCGTGCTGTCGCCTTCGGAGGGCGTGTGGCCCTATGCGGTCGCCGCGGTGACCGCCGATCCCGCGGAGGGCGAGGGCTTTACCGAAGCCGCCGACAATCTCGTCGAAGCGGTGCCGATGCCCGAGGTGCTGCGCGAGGCAATTGAAAGCTTCGTGGCCGAACACCATGTCGAGCGGGAATTCGTCAAACGCAAGCGGCGCCGCGCCGACCCGGAGGCGCTGGCGCGGCGCGAACATGAGGGCGGACAGGAATGA
- the zigA gene encoding zinc metallochaperone GTPase ZigA, translated as MQKLPVTVLSGFLGAGKTTLLNHVLNNRHGLKVAVIVNDMSEVNIDADLVRDGGANLSRTDEKLVEMTNGCICCTLRDDLLREVRALAEHGRFDYLLIESTGISEPLPVAATFDFRTEGGESLSDVARLDTMVTVVDAVNLLKDYSSTDFLEQRGEALENDRRTLVDLLVEQIEFADVIVLNKVDDASPEQREAARRIIRALNPEADLVEANHGRVAFDRILDTGRFDFERAQQHPLWYKELYGSADHVPETEEYGVKNFVYRARRPFDPARFDKFIKEPWPGVIRAKGHFWLATRPHWLGEISQAGSITRTQALGAWWASVPAERWPDDPFWRKRLRENWSDIYGDRRQEIVFIGTGMDEPSLRARLDACLVPGKPAMNVAEWAKLADPFPIWRRADEAA; from the coding sequence ATGCAGAAACTCCCCGTCACCGTCTTGTCCGGCTTCCTCGGGGCTGGAAAGACCACTTTGCTGAACCATGTCCTGAACAACCGGCACGGCCTCAAGGTGGCGGTGATCGTCAACGACATGAGCGAGGTGAACATCGATGCGGATTTGGTTCGCGATGGCGGTGCGAATCTATCCCGGACCGATGAGAAGCTCGTCGAGATGACCAACGGCTGCATCTGCTGCACGCTGCGCGACGATCTGTTGAGGGAGGTCCGCGCACTCGCCGAACACGGCCGGTTCGACTATCTGCTGATCGAATCGACCGGCATTTCCGAGCCGCTGCCGGTCGCGGCGACATTCGATTTCCGCACCGAGGGCGGCGAAAGCCTCTCCGACGTGGCACGCCTCGACACTATGGTCACAGTGGTCGATGCCGTGAACCTGCTCAAGGACTATTCGTCGACCGATTTTCTTGAGCAACGCGGCGAAGCGCTGGAGAACGACCGACGCACGCTGGTCGATCTGCTCGTCGAGCAGATCGAGTTCGCCGATGTGATCGTTCTTAACAAGGTCGACGACGCCTCGCCCGAGCAGCGCGAGGCGGCACGGCGAATCATCCGTGCACTCAATCCGGAAGCGGACCTCGTCGAAGCCAACCACGGCCGGGTGGCTTTCGATCGCATTCTCGACACCGGCCGGTTCGACTTCGAAAGGGCACAGCAACATCCGCTCTGGTACAAGGAGCTTTACGGCTCCGCAGATCATGTGCCGGAGACCGAAGAATACGGCGTGAAGAACTTCGTCTATCGCGCGCGCCGGCCCTTCGATCCAGCCAGGTTCGACAAGTTCATCAAGGAGCCCTGGCCCGGCGTCATTCGCGCCAAGGGACATTTCTGGCTGGCGACGCGCCCGCATTGGCTTGGTGAAATCAGTCAGGCCGGTTCGATCACGCGCACCCAGGCTCTTGGTGCGTGGTGGGCGAGCGTGCCGGCGGAGCGATGGCCGGACGATCCGTTCTGGCGGAAGCGGCTGCGCGAGAACTGGAGCGACATCTATGGCGATCGCCGCCAGGAGATCGTGTTCATCGGCACCGGCATGGACGAGCCTTCGCTTCGTGCTCGGCTGGACGCATGCCTCGTGCCGGGGAAACCCGCCATGAACGTCGCCGAATGGGCGAAGCTCGCCGACCCGTTTCCGATCTGGCGTCGCGCGGACGAAGCCGCCTAG
- a CDS encoding DUF6505 family protein produces the protein MKLLRTIALDPSDTFVFDAAAEPGEWAVSGAFRFWDCDAATLEGKARAAFRGGFLGVQSWGWSTLAQIVPATEDDYRSLVDLLARQLVDRFGAPDVATAKAAAEEEVAFSQSLCSHPISSLIAVHRAVSEGEVRESFRRLQLREGQGHGKAFSFMEMEDEVEPDSSLRLVDLGRGPTVR, from the coding sequence ATGAAGCTCCTGCGGACCATCGCGCTCGATCCTTCCGATACATTCGTGTTCGACGCGGCGGCGGAGCCGGGCGAATGGGCCGTCTCCGGTGCCTTCCGCTTCTGGGATTGCGATGCGGCGACGCTCGAGGGCAAGGCGCGCGCGGCGTTTCGCGGCGGTTTCCTCGGGGTCCAATCCTGGGGCTGGTCGACGCTGGCGCAGATCGTTCCGGCGACCGAGGACGATTATCGCAGCCTGGTCGATCTCCTGGCCAGGCAACTCGTCGATCGCTTCGGTGCGCCGGACGTGGCGACCGCGAAGGCGGCGGCAGAAGAGGAGGTGGCGTTCTCCCAGTCGCTTTGCAGCCATCCGATCAGCTCGCTTATTGCAGTGCACCGCGCGGTGAGCGAGGGCGAGGTCCGCGAGTCTTTCCGCCGGCTGCAACTTCGCGAGGGGCAGGGACACGGCAAGGCCTTCTCGTTCATGGAAATGGAGGATGAGGTCGAGCCTGACAGCAGTCTCAGGCTTGTGGATCTGGGCCGGGGACCAACTGTCAGATGA